In Gopherus flavomarginatus isolate rGopFla2 chromosome 1, rGopFla2.mat.asm, whole genome shotgun sequence, a single genomic region encodes these proteins:
- the LOC127047002 gene encoding killer cell lectin-like receptor subfamily G member 1 isoform X3 → MVIAVVVWRIDSSCPGCPDEWFGYRSSCYFFSEMKKDWNSSQASCSAEGSHLLVINDANKMRLFLGMHIDYHWIGLRNSTGSGWTWEDGSKLNNTKVISNSPVQHCGVLVKGALLASSCAVDFPWICEKSPK, encoded by the exons ATGGTGATTGCAGTGGTAGTTTGGAGGATTG ATAGCTCCTGTCCTGGATGCCCTGATGAGTGGTTTGGTTACAGGAGCAGCTGTTACTTCTTCTCCGAGATGAAAAAGGATTGGAATTCCAGCCAGGCATCCTGTTCTGCAGAAGGATCACATCTCTTGGTGATCAATGATGCCAACAAAATG CGCCTGTTCTTGGGAATGCACATAGATTACCACTGGATTGGTCTGAGgaacagcacaggcagtggctggACCTGGGAAGACGGCTCAAAACTCAACAATACAAA GGTCATCTCTAACAGCCCCGTGCAGCACTGTGGCGTCCTGGTGAAGGGTGCTCTCCTGGCCTCCAGCTGTGCAGTTGATTTCCCATGGATCTGTGAGAAATCCCCCAAGTAA